A DNA window from Desulfurobacteriaceae bacterium contains the following coding sequences:
- a CDS encoding hemolysin family protein, with protein MEVLPIFLILLCVLFEGFFSGSEIAIVSLSKIELKKRLQKGDKSAILLNKLLAEPEKLLTTTLIGTNLSTVTGSTIYATQILEDLKKVFPILASYPEIATVIGFTPITLTFGELIPKSLFQKYSSQIAFKIVYPIYFFYYLFKPISFVVTGFAKAFAKLIGAESSDNPFVTKEELQMLVESSSRFQIEKTERNILKNILRLREKTVGDIYVPLLNVVAINENAPVKSAISLFEKSGFSKLPVYRKRFDDIVGYISISDLLDVENGDIPVKKLMRPILIFPEYMSIFNALKEFRRSKDQMAIVVDEYGSTLGILTLEDILEEIVGKIEDEFDKSKVSITKEGREITAKGFTEIEELNKFLKKPLPRSSDYTTVAGLILQKLGRFPKPGEKIELENAEIIVENVDQRKINRVKIKEK; from the coding sequence TTTTCAGGAAGTGAAATAGCAATAGTCTCTCTCTCTAAAATTGAACTCAAGAAAAGACTACAAAAAGGAGATAAAAGTGCCATTCTTCTTAATAAACTTCTTGCCGAACCGGAAAAACTTCTTACAACAACCTTAATAGGAACAAACCTTTCAACAGTAACAGGTTCTACAATTTACGCTACTCAAATCTTAGAGGACTTAAAAAAGGTTTTTCCTATTTTGGCTTCCTATCCAGAAATAGCTACTGTAATAGGCTTTACCCCAATAACCTTAACTTTCGGAGAGCTTATTCCTAAAAGCCTTTTCCAAAAGTACTCTTCACAGATTGCCTTTAAGATAGTTTACCCTATCTATTTCTTCTACTATCTATTTAAGCCAATTTCTTTTGTAGTAACAGGCTTTGCAAAAGCTTTTGCAAAACTAATAGGTGCAGAATCTAGCGATAACCCTTTTGTTACAAAAGAAGAACTTCAAATGCTGGTTGAAAGTTCCTCAAGATTTCAGATAGAAAAGACAGAGAGGAACATTCTTAAAAACATCTTAAGACTTCGTGAAAAAACAGTAGGAGATATATACGTCCCACTTCTTAACGTCGTTGCAATAAACGAAAATGCCCCTGTAAAAAGTGCAATAAGCCTTTTTGAAAAGTCGGGATTTTCAAAGCTTCCGGTTTACAGAAAGAGGTTTGATGATATTGTAGGCTACATCTCCATATCCGACCTATTGGACGTTGAGAATGGAGATATTCCAGTTAAAAAGTTAATGAGACCTATTCTTATCTTTCCAGAATACATGAGCATCTTTAACGCTTTGAAAGAATTCAGAAGATCAAAGGATCAGATGGCAATTGTTGTGGACGAATACGGTTCAACCCTTGGAATTTTAACTTTAGAGGACATATTGGAAGAAATAGTAGGAAAGATAGAAGATGAATTTGACAAATCTAAAGTTTCTATAACCAAGGAAGGAAGGGAAATTACTGCTAAAGGTTTTACAGAAATTGAAGAGTTAAACAAGTTCCTGAAGAAACCTTTACCTAGAAGTTCAGACTATACAACAGTTGCAGGACTAATTCTTCAAAAGCTTGGAAGATTTCCAAAACCGGGAGAAAAAATAGAGCTTGAAAATGCAGAAATAATAGTGGAAAACGTAGACCAAAGAAAAATAAATAGAGTAAAAATCAAAGAAAAGTAG